The following are from one region of the Amycolatopsis sp. QT-25 genome:
- a CDS encoding NAD(P)/FAD-dependent oxidoreductase, translating into MAGVKSEPTRILVLGGGYVGLYTAYGLQKMLRANEASVTVVDPQPHMTYAPFLPEAAAGAIEPRHVVVPLRRVLKRCHVLTARVTKIEHERKAVTVEAADGHVEQLNYDVLVVALGAVARILPIPGLVEEGIAFKTIGEAIYLRNHVMTKLDEAASTLDPEQRKRLLTFTVVGGGFAGIEALAELEDMTRFAVEHYYPNLKVEDIRWVLVEAAGRILPEVRETLGVYTVEQLEKRGIEVYLSTAAKSFENGHVVLSDGTEFDTDTIIWTAGVKANPVLAGSDLPLDKRGRVEATAAMQVVGHPDVWTAGDNAAVPDLSRTEQDPTATCPPNAQHAVRQARLLAKNIIKVIRGGKPKDYYHKNLGAVASLGLHKGVADALNLKIKGFPAWLFHRAYHLKAMPTWNRKIRILFDWMLGGLFRREVISLGQINNPREEFDRLSKS; encoded by the coding sequence ATGGCTGGTGTTAAGTCGGAACCGACACGGATCCTCGTCCTTGGTGGTGGATACGTCGGGCTCTACACGGCGTACGGGCTCCAGAAGATGCTCCGGGCCAACGAAGCGTCCGTGACGGTCGTTGACCCGCAGCCGCACATGACCTATGCCCCCTTCCTGCCCGAGGCGGCGGCCGGTGCGATCGAACCGCGGCACGTGGTCGTGCCGCTGAGGCGCGTGCTCAAGCGCTGCCACGTGCTCACCGCGCGCGTGACGAAGATCGAACACGAGCGCAAAGCCGTGACGGTCGAGGCCGCAGACGGGCACGTCGAGCAGCTGAACTACGACGTCCTCGTGGTCGCGCTCGGCGCCGTCGCGCGTATCCTGCCGATCCCGGGCCTGGTCGAGGAAGGTATCGCCTTCAAGACCATCGGTGAGGCGATCTACCTGCGCAACCACGTCATGACGAAGCTGGACGAGGCCGCCAGCACGCTCGATCCCGAGCAGCGTAAACGCCTGCTGACCTTCACCGTCGTCGGCGGCGGGTTCGCCGGTATCGAGGCCCTCGCCGAACTCGAGGACATGACCCGCTTCGCGGTGGAGCACTACTACCCGAACCTCAAGGTCGAGGACATCCGCTGGGTGCTCGTCGAGGCGGCCGGGCGGATCCTCCCCGAGGTGCGCGAGACGCTCGGTGTGTACACCGTCGAGCAGCTCGAAAAGCGCGGTATCGAAGTCTATTTGTCGACAGCGGCGAAGTCGTTCGAGAACGGTCACGTCGTGCTCTCGGACGGCACCGAGTTCGACACCGACACGATCATCTGGACCGCCGGTGTGAAGGCGAACCCGGTGCTCGCCGGCTCGGACCTGCCGCTGGACAAGCGCGGCCGCGTCGAGGCCACCGCCGCGATGCAGGTCGTCGGGCACCCCGACGTCTGGACCGCCGGTGACAACGCCGCCGTGCCGGACCTCTCGCGCACCGAGCAGGACCCGACCGCGACCTGCCCGCCGAACGCGCAGCACGCCGTTCGCCAGGCGCGTCTGCTGGCGAAGAACATCATCAAGGTGATCCGCGGCGGCAAGCCGAAGGACTACTACCACAAGAACCTGGGCGCGGTGGCCAGCCTCGGCCTGCACAAGGGTGTCGCCGACGCGCTGAACCTGAAGATCAAGGGCTTCCCGGCCTGGCTCTTCCACCGCGCGTACCACCTCAAGGCGATGCCTACGTGGAACCGCAAGATCCGCATCCTGTTCGACTGGATGCTCGGTGGTCTCTTCCGGCGCGAGGTCATCTCGCTCGGCCAGATCAACAACCCGCGCGAGGAATTCGACCGGCTGTCGAAGTCCTGA
- a CDS encoding uracil-DNA glycosylase, which yields MRFHSLADLDAEVIDCRACPRLVAWREEIAVVKRAAFAGETYWARPVPGFGPPDASLAIVGLAPSAHGANRTGRMFTGDPSGDVLFKALHRVGVASQPTSTHIGDGLELRGTRIVSPVRCAPPANKPTPEERETCRSWLAAELALLRPTLKAVVVLGAFGWQALLPVLAEAGWPVPAPRPKFGHGAEADLGDLRLFGCYHVSQRNVQTGRLTLDMVCDVLASATSVAGLN from the coding sequence ATGAGGTTCCATTCCCTCGCCGACCTCGACGCCGAGGTCATCGACTGCCGCGCCTGCCCGCGGCTGGTCGCGTGGCGCGAGGAGATCGCCGTGGTCAAACGCGCGGCCTTCGCCGGCGAGACCTACTGGGCCAGGCCGGTACCGGGCTTCGGCCCGCCGGACGCGTCGCTGGCGATCGTCGGCCTCGCGCCTTCGGCACACGGCGCGAACCGGACCGGCCGCATGTTCACCGGTGACCCTTCCGGGGACGTCCTCTTCAAGGCGCTTCACCGGGTCGGGGTCGCTTCGCAGCCGACGTCGACCCATATCGGTGACGGTCTCGAGCTGCGGGGGACCCGGATCGTCTCCCCGGTGAGATGCGCGCCACCGGCCAACAAGCCCACACCTGAGGAAAGGGAAACCTGCCGATCCTGGCTCGCGGCCGAGCTGGCGTTACTGCGGCCGACGCTGAAAGCCGTCGTGGTGCTCGGCGCCTTCGGCTGGCAGGCGCTGCTGCCGGTGCTCGCGGAGGCGGGCTGGCCGGTGCCCGCGCCACGCCCGAAGTTCGGCCACGGAGCCGAAGCGGACCTCGGCGACCTGCGTTTATTCGGCTGTTATCACGTGTCGCAGCGCAATGTCCAGACCGGCCGCCTGACCCTCGACATGGTGTGCGACGTCCTGGCCTCCGCGACCTCGGTGGCCGGCCTGAACTGA
- the nfi gene encoding deoxyribonuclease V (cleaves DNA at apurinic or apyrimidinic sites), translated as MDIDTAHDRPSTAGQAIEIQETLRGLVDPEDRCPQEIATVTGLDVAYDEGSDLIAAAAVTLETSGFRVVEKRTVVSRVSFPYEPGLFAFRELPPLLDALRALDHAPDLLVCDGHGLAHPRRFGLACHVGVVTGLPSIGVGKTRFVGEHDEPGAERGSRAPLLDDGEVVGAVLRTQNGVKPVYVSVGHKISLDNACRQVLRLCPSFRQPETTRHADRLARDALKGAL; from the coding sequence GTGGACATCGACACGGCGCATGATCGCCCGAGCACCGCCGGGCAGGCGATCGAGATCCAGGAAACCCTGCGTGGCCTGGTCGATCCCGAGGACCGCTGTCCACAAGAGATCGCCACGGTCACCGGACTCGACGTCGCCTACGACGAGGGCAGCGACCTGATCGCCGCCGCCGCGGTCACCCTCGAAACGTCCGGGTTCCGCGTCGTGGAAAAGCGCACCGTCGTTTCCCGGGTCTCGTTCCCGTACGAACCGGGCCTTTTCGCCTTCCGCGAGCTGCCCCCGCTACTCGACGCCCTCCGCGCGCTCGACCACGCCCCGGACCTCCTGGTCTGCGACGGGCACGGCTTGGCACACCCGCGCCGGTTCGGGCTCGCGTGCCATGTCGGTGTGGTGACCGGCTTGCCGTCCATCGGCGTCGGCAAGACCCGGTTCGTCGGCGAACACGACGAGCCCGGCGCGGAACGCGGCTCGCGGGCACCCTTGCTGGACGACGGTGAAGTCGTCGGCGCGGTCCTGCGCACCCAGAACGGGGTGAAACCCGTTTATGTCTCCGTCGGCCACAAGATCTCGCTGGACAACGCGTGCCGCCAGGTGCTGCGGCTGTGTCCTTCGTTCCGTCAGCCGGAGACGACCCGGCACGCCGACCGTCTCGCCCGTGACGCGTTGAAGGGAGCGTTATGA
- a CDS encoding peptidase S10 has protein sequence MPDTNADSNTATDDKDAPSVETKVEPTDDLVTTKHTLTLKRKKLAYTAQTGRIVLRKEVITDGKSEGHQAKAEVFVTSYTLDDAEPGSRPVTFAFNGGPGSASVWLHMGLLGPRRVLSGDVEDPVAPPYGLTDNQETLLAHSDLVFIDPVSTGYSRAVDGEVAKEYHGYTADIESIGEVIRLWVSRKQRWLSPKFLAGESYGTLRAAGLAAHLQERHGMYLNGLLLISSVLDLGTLRFTEGNDLPYSLYVPTYAAIAHYHGLHGDRPLDDVLADAEDFAAKELPWALARGARLSTQDRAEAVATLASLTGLSESYVDRVNLRIEHVRYFTELLRDKGLVVGRMDGRFTTWEPDGGREHMSDDPSISRIIGAYTGGLNHYVRAELGYENDLPYEVLSTDVFKAWSYSDFEGRSVSSVDSLASAMRANPHLRVHVAFGHYDGATPYFASEHVLARLQIPEELRENIDTAYYPAGHMMYVHEESRVRQAKDLAKFVKTASGK, from the coding sequence ATGCCGGACACCAATGCCGATTCGAACACGGCCACCGACGATAAGGACGCCCCGTCGGTGGAAACCAAGGTCGAGCCGACCGACGACCTGGTCACCACGAAGCACACGCTGACGCTCAAGCGCAAGAAGCTCGCCTACACGGCCCAGACCGGGCGGATCGTGCTGCGGAAGGAGGTCATCACCGACGGCAAGTCCGAGGGCCACCAGGCCAAGGCCGAGGTGTTCGTGACCTCCTACACACTCGACGACGCGGAGCCCGGCTCGCGCCCTGTCACGTTCGCGTTCAACGGCGGGCCCGGCTCGGCGAGCGTCTGGCTGCACATGGGCCTGCTCGGCCCGCGCCGCGTGCTTTCGGGTGACGTCGAAGACCCGGTCGCGCCGCCCTACGGGCTGACCGACAACCAGGAAACCCTGCTGGCGCACAGCGACCTGGTGTTCATCGACCCGGTGTCGACCGGTTATTCACGCGCCGTGGACGGCGAGGTGGCCAAGGAGTACCACGGGTACACGGCCGACATCGAGTCCATCGGCGAGGTCATCCGGCTGTGGGTCTCACGCAAACAGCGCTGGCTGTCGCCGAAGTTCCTGGCGGGCGAGTCGTACGGCACGTTGCGCGCGGCGGGGCTGGCGGCTCATCTGCAGGAACGTCATGGGATGTACCTGAACGGGCTCCTGCTGATCTCGTCGGTGCTGGATCTGGGCACCCTGCGGTTCACCGAGGGCAACGACCTGCCGTACTCGCTCTACGTGCCGACGTACGCGGCGATCGCGCATTACCACGGACTTCACGGTGACCGGCCGCTCGACGACGTCCTCGCCGACGCCGAGGACTTCGCGGCCAAAGAACTCCCGTGGGCCCTCGCGCGCGGCGCCCGCCTGTCCACACAGGACCGCGCGGAAGCCGTGGCGACACTCGCCTCCCTGACCGGGCTGAGCGAGTCCTATGTGGATCGGGTCAACCTGCGGATCGAGCACGTCCGCTACTTCACCGAGCTGCTGCGGGACAAGGGCCTCGTCGTCGGCAGGATGGACGGCCGGTTCACCACCTGGGAACCCGACGGCGGCCGCGAGCACATGAGCGACGACCCGTCGATCTCGCGGATCATCGGCGCTTACACGGGCGGGCTCAACCATTACGTCCGCGCCGAACTCGGCTACGAGAACGACCTGCCGTACGAGGTCCTGTCGACGGACGTCTTCAAGGCCTGGTCGTACTCCGACTTCGAGGGTCGCTCGGTGTCCTCTGTGGACTCCCTGGCTTCGGCCATGCGGGCGAACCCGCACCTGCGGGTGCATGTCGCCTTCGGTCACTACGATGGCGCTACGCCGTACTTCGCTTCGGAGCACGTGCTGGCACGCTTGCAGATTCCCGAGGAGCTGCGGGAGAACATCGACACCGCGTATTACCCGGCCGGGCACATGATGTACGTGCACGAGGAGTCGCGGGTGCGACAGGCGAAGGACCTGGCGAAGTTCGTCAAGACCGCCTCGGGGAAGTAA
- a CDS encoding S8 family serine peptidase, with the protein MKKPRSLVIALAVPLFGAIVAAPVASAQPQLSGATTEFSVLAREGRGVDTYDVASVEKAIRAAGGTVVTSNAAVGLITATAPANGFAERVSADRSVFGAAKAKPIGTAPKHGKAKVKPSVVEKEGRGAAAPSAKKPAQAQAVGMDPLDDQLWGLKSVRSDLARTKQPGDKRVKVGIIDTGVDASHPDIAPNFDSAASRNFTKDIVADVNGTVVDGPCEYRSCVDPADHDDNGHGTHVAGTIGAAVNGFGVSGVAPNVTLVNIRAGQDSGFFFLQSTVDAITYAGDAGVDVVNMSFYTDPWLYNCAANPADTPAQQAEQRTVIEATTRALNYAHRKGVTQVVSLGNQHSDLAAPQPDASSPGYPSNSTHPRQIDNASCLSLPVEGPHTIGVSSFGPSQAKADYSNYGVEQISVSAPGGYYRDYFGTPWHRTLENQILSTYPRNVGVAEGNIDQAGNITPEGVTAGIKKATTADGRVGYYQWLQGTSMASPHAAGVAALIVSQYGKGSRDFGMNPDAVQRVLEGTASDIACPVPRTVDYLDEGRDASFTATCTGDASFNGFYGHGAVDAWSAVTRGSQYLRG; encoded by the coding sequence GTGAAAAAGCCCAGATCTCTCGTCATCGCGCTGGCGGTACCGCTGTTCGGTGCAATCGTCGCCGCGCCGGTGGCGTCCGCGCAACCACAGCTTTCCGGCGCCACCACGGAATTCTCCGTCCTGGCCCGCGAAGGGCGCGGTGTTGATACATACGATGTCGCTTCGGTGGAGAAGGCGATCCGCGCCGCCGGGGGCACCGTCGTGACGAGCAACGCCGCGGTCGGCCTGATCACCGCGACCGCGCCCGCCAACGGCTTCGCGGAACGCGTCTCCGCGGACCGCTCGGTCTTCGGCGCGGCCAAAGCGAAGCCGATCGGCACCGCGCCGAAGCACGGCAAGGCGAAGGTCAAGCCGAGCGTCGTCGAGAAGGAGGGCCGGGGTGCCGCGGCCCCGTCCGCCAAGAAGCCGGCGCAAGCGCAGGCCGTCGGCATGGACCCGCTCGACGATCAGCTCTGGGGACTCAAGTCCGTCCGTTCGGACCTCGCGCGGACCAAGCAGCCGGGTGACAAGCGGGTGAAGGTCGGCATCATCGACACCGGTGTCGACGCGAGCCATCCCGACATCGCGCCGAACTTCGACTCCGCGGCTTCGCGGAACTTCACCAAGGACATCGTCGCCGACGTCAACGGCACCGTGGTCGACGGGCCGTGTGAATATCGCAGCTGTGTCGACCCGGCGGACCACGACGACAACGGGCACGGCACGCACGTCGCCGGCACGATCGGCGCCGCGGTGAACGGCTTCGGTGTCTCGGGTGTCGCGCCGAACGTGACGCTGGTGAACATCCGTGCCGGGCAGGACTCGGGCTTCTTCTTCCTGCAGTCGACCGTGGACGCGATCACCTACGCCGGCGACGCCGGTGTGGACGTCGTGAACATGAGCTTCTACACGGACCCCTGGCTGTACAACTGTGCCGCCAACCCCGCGGACACGCCCGCGCAGCAGGCCGAGCAGCGCACCGTCATCGAGGCGACGACCCGCGCGCTGAACTACGCGCACCGCAAGGGCGTCACCCAGGTCGTCTCGCTGGGCAACCAGCACAGCGACCTCGCCGCCCCGCAGCCGGACGCGTCGAGCCCCGGCTACCCGTCGAACAGCACGCACCCGAGGCAGATCGACAACGCGAGCTGTCTCTCGCTGCCCGTCGAAGGCCCGCACACGATCGGCGTCTCGTCCTTCGGTCCTTCGCAGGCGAAGGCGGACTACTCGAACTACGGCGTCGAGCAGATCTCGGTGTCCGCGCCCGGCGGCTATTACCGTGACTACTTCGGCACCCCGTGGCACCGCACGCTCGAGAACCAGATCCTCTCGACGTATCCGCGCAACGTCGGCGTCGCGGAAGGCAACATCGACCAGGCGGGGAACATCACCCCCGAGGGAGTCACCGCCGGCATCAAGAAGGCGACCACCGCCGACGGCCGCGTCGGCTACTACCAGTGGCTGCAGGGCACGTCGATGGCGTCGCCGCACGCGGCGGGCGTCGCGGCGCTCATCGTCTCGCAGTACGGCAAGGGTTCGCGCGACTTCGGCATGAACCCCGACGCTGTGCAGCGGGTCCTCGAAGGCACGGCTTCGGACATCGCCTGCCCGGTGCCGCGGACCGTCGACTACCTGGACGAGGGCCGGGACGCGTCGTTCACCGCGACCTGCACCGGTGACGCTTCGTTCAACGGCTTCTACGGTCACGGTGCCGTGGACGCCTGGTCGGCCGTTACGCGGGGTTCGCAGTACCTGCGAGGCTGA
- a CDS encoding dipeptide ABC transporter ATP-binding protein, translating into MSEPILRVENLVKYFPVRAGVLFKRTIGQVKAVDGVSFDLMPGETLGVVGESGCGKSTLAQVLMRLEEPTGGLATFEGRDIFALRGAELRRLRREIQIVLQDPYTSLNPRMTVGDIIGEPFEIHTEVAPKGSRAAKVRELLDVVGLNPEHINRYPHQFSGGQRQRIGIARALALRPKVIICDEPVSALDVSIQAQVMNLLGELQKEFGLSYVFIAHDLSVVRHLSTRVAVMYLGKIVEMGTEEEIYEHPSHPYTQALLSAVPVADPALRGQRQVIRLEGDVPSPLDPPSGCRFRTRCWKARDICADQEPELITRSGGHLSACHFAEEKTVVP; encoded by the coding sequence GTGTCTGAACCCATTCTGCGGGTCGAAAACCTGGTGAAGTACTTCCCGGTGCGGGCCGGAGTCCTCTTCAAACGCACCATCGGGCAGGTGAAGGCCGTCGATGGCGTCTCTTTCGACTTGATGCCGGGGGAAACGCTGGGTGTCGTGGGCGAATCCGGCTGTGGCAAGTCCACGCTGGCCCAGGTGCTGATGCGGCTGGAGGAACCCACGGGCGGGCTCGCGACCTTCGAGGGCCGTGACATCTTCGCGTTACGGGGAGCCGAACTGAGAAGGCTGCGGCGCGAGATCCAGATCGTGCTGCAGGACCCGTACACCTCGTTGAATCCGAGGATGACGGTCGGCGACATCATCGGCGAACCCTTCGAGATCCACACCGAGGTGGCGCCGAAGGGGTCGCGGGCGGCGAAGGTGCGTGAGCTGCTCGACGTCGTCGGGCTGAATCCCGAGCACATCAACCGGTATCCGCACCAGTTCTCCGGTGGCCAGCGTCAGCGCATCGGGATCGCGCGGGCACTGGCGTTGCGGCCGAAGGTGATCATCTGCGATGAGCCGGTCTCCGCGCTGGACGTTTCGATCCAGGCGCAGGTGATGAACCTGCTCGGTGAACTGCAGAAGGAATTCGGCCTTTCCTATGTGTTCATCGCACACGATCTTTCGGTTGTCCGTCACCTTTCCACGCGCGTGGCGGTGATGTATCTCGGCAAGATCGTGGAAATGGGGACCGAAGAGGAGATCTACGAGCACCCGTCACATCCCTACACGCAGGCGTTGCTGTCCGCGGTGCCGGTCGCGGACCCGGCATTGCGCGGGCAACGGCAGGTGATCCGCCTGGAAGGCGACGTGCCGAGCCCGCTGGATCCGCCGTCGGGCTGCCGGTTCCGCACGCGGTGCTGGAAGGCGCGGGACATTTGCGCCGATCAGGAACCCGAATTGATCACGCGGTCCGGCGGGCATTTGTCGGCCTGTCATTTCGCGGAGGAGAAAACGGTCGTCCCCTGA
- a CDS encoding ABC transporter ATP-binding protein: MTDELLLEVEDLHVEFRTSDGVATVLNGVDYSVHAGETLAVLGESGSGKSVTAQTVMGILDSPPAVVTGGAVRYRGEDLLTATEERRRAVRGGEIAMIFQDALSALNPVFTVGFQIEEQLRVRLGMSKKDARKRAIELLDTVRIPAAARRVREYPHQFSGGMRQRAMIAMSLALDPDLLIADEPTTALDVTVQAQIMDLLAEIQAERRMGLILITHDLAVVAEVADRIAVMYAGRIVEQAGVAELFRSPGHPYTEALMASLPRLDLKGQTLETIKGLPPSLLNVPPGCPFHPRCPRAESRCETERPALHDLGFGRVSACHFAGEVVSGRV; the protein is encoded by the coding sequence GTGACCGACGAATTGCTGCTAGAGGTGGAAGACCTCCACGTCGAGTTCCGCACGTCCGACGGGGTCGCGACCGTGCTCAACGGCGTCGACTACTCCGTGCACGCCGGGGAGACCCTCGCCGTGCTGGGGGAATCGGGTTCGGGCAAGAGTGTGACCGCGCAGACGGTGATGGGCATCCTCGACAGCCCGCCCGCCGTCGTCACCGGCGGCGCCGTCCGCTATCGCGGTGAGGATCTGCTCACGGCCACCGAAGAGCGGCGGCGCGCAGTCCGGGGCGGGGAGATCGCGATGATCTTCCAGGACGCGCTTTCGGCGCTGAATCCCGTCTTCACCGTGGGATTCCAGATCGAGGAGCAGCTGCGGGTCCGGCTCGGGATGTCCAAAAAGGACGCACGCAAGCGGGCGATCGAACTGCTCGACACCGTGCGCATCCCCGCCGCCGCCCGCCGGGTCCGCGAGTACCCGCACCAGTTCTCGGGCGGGATGCGGCAGCGCGCGATGATCGCCATGTCACTCGCGCTCGACCCCGATCTCCTGATCGCGGACGAGCCGACGACCGCGCTCGACGTCACCGTGCAGGCCCAGATCATGGATCTGCTGGCGGAGATCCAGGCCGAACGGCGGATGGGGCTGATCCTCATCACGCACGATCTCGCGGTGGTCGCCGAGGTCGCCGACCGGATCGCCGTGATGTACGCGGGCCGGATCGTCGAACAGGCGGGCGTCGCCGAATTGTTCCGTTCGCCGGGGCATCCCTACACCGAGGCGCTGATGGCCTCGCTGCCGCGGCTCGACCTCAAAGGACAGACGCTGGAGACCATCAAGGGCCTGCCGCCGAGCCTGCTGAACGTCCCGCCCGGTTGCCCGTTCCACCCGCGCTGCCCGCGGGCGGAGAGCCGATGCGAGACCGAACGGCCCGCCCTGCACGACCTCGGCTTCGGCAGGGTCAGTGCCTGCCACTTCGCCGGCGAGGTGGTGAGCGGCCGTGTCTGA
- a CDS encoding ABC transporter permease codes for MTDPNVAGGMSSVDVAGAGVADDSAVAHKPRSLGGDAWRMLRKRPSFIISAAIIVLVVLIAIAPDLFSSRPAGFSDLLHANEGPSADAWFGYDNQGYDVYARTIHGARASLLVGVFATVLTILIGSVVGIVAGYYGRLVDSLFSRVGDIFAALPFVLGAIVILTTFNAPGSNPGVVTIIVQVVVSIAALSWPVAMRIMRSATLVAKQLDYVKAARGLGASTPRIVFRHLLPNTVAPVLVYGTIALGAFIGAEATLAYLGVGVRPPVVSWGVMISDARDYFRVNPHMLLFPAGFVTITVLAFVMLGDGIRDALDPKAR; via the coding sequence ATGACTGACCCCAATGTGGCGGGTGGCATGTCCTCCGTGGACGTCGCCGGCGCCGGAGTCGCCGACGATTCCGCGGTGGCGCACAAACCGCGCAGTCTCGGCGGCGACGCCTGGCGGATGCTGCGCAAACGGCCGTCGTTCATCATCTCCGCCGCCATCATCGTGCTCGTCGTGCTCATCGCGATCGCGCCCGACCTGTTCAGTTCCCGGCCCGCCGGGTTCAGCGATCTGCTCCACGCCAACGAAGGCCCGTCCGCGGACGCCTGGTTCGGTTACGACAACCAGGGTTACGACGTCTACGCGCGGACCATCCACGGCGCACGCGCGTCGCTGCTGGTCGGCGTCTTCGCCACGGTGCTGACGATCCTGATCGGCTCGGTGGTCGGGATCGTCGCCGGGTACTACGGCCGCCTCGTCGACAGCCTGTTCTCACGGGTGGGCGACATCTTCGCGGCGCTGCCGTTCGTGCTCGGCGCGATCGTCATCCTGACCACCTTCAACGCACCCGGTTCGAACCCCGGCGTGGTCACCATCATCGTGCAGGTGGTGGTCTCGATCGCCGCGCTGAGCTGGCCGGTGGCGATGCGCATCATGCGGTCGGCGACGCTGGTGGCCAAGCAACTCGACTACGTCAAGGCCGCGCGCGGCCTCGGCGCCAGCACGCCGCGCATCGTGTTCCGGCACCTGCTGCCCAACACGGTCGCGCCGGTACTGGTCTACGGGACCATCGCGCTCGGCGCGTTCATCGGCGCGGAAGCGACGCTGGCGTACCTGGGTGTCGGTGTGCGGCCGCCGGTCGTCTCGTGGGGCGTGATGATCAGCGACGCGCGGGACTACTTCCGGGTGAACCCGCACATGCTGTTGTTCCCCGCCGGATTCGTCACCATCACCGTGCTCGCGTTCGTCATGCTCGGTGACGGGATCCGCGACGCGCTCGACCCGAAGGCCCGGTGA
- a CDS encoding ABC transporter permease, with protein MSQYILRRLLQLIPVFFGTTFLIYALVWAVPGDPFAGKCGQVACPPAYIEMMTAKFNLDDSIFVQYFKYLGNLFTGDWGETFNGVSVGELIGNAYPVTVRLALIAVAIEAIIGLSAGILTGLRGKGFLDNLVLMSTTFLISIPVFVTAIVLQIVLGSELGLIDASVSEDATIGELIVPGIALGSLSMAYIARLTRTSIAENRHADYVRTAVAKGQPRSRVVGVHLLRNSVIPVLTFIGTDIGALMGGAIVTEGVFNINGIGGLIFRGIQNREGATVTGVVVLLVMVYLLVSLTVDLLYAVLDPRIRYD; from the coding sequence ATGTCCCAGTACATCCTCCGACGTCTACTCCAACTCATCCCGGTCTTCTTCGGCACGACGTTCCTCATCTACGCCCTCGTGTGGGCGGTGCCCGGTGACCCGTTCGCCGGCAAATGCGGTCAGGTCGCCTGCCCGCCCGCCTACATCGAGATGATGACCGCGAAGTTCAACCTCGACGATTCGATCTTCGTCCAGTACTTCAAATACCTCGGCAACCTGTTCACCGGCGACTGGGGCGAGACCTTCAACGGCGTCTCGGTCGGCGAACTGATCGGGAACGCCTATCCGGTCACCGTCCGGCTCGCCCTCATCGCGGTGGCCATCGAAGCGATCATCGGCCTGTCCGCCGGCATCCTGACCGGCCTGCGCGGCAAGGGTTTCCTCGACAACCTCGTGCTGATGTCCACCACGTTCCTGATCTCGATCCCGGTGTTCGTCACCGCGATCGTGCTCCAGATCGTCCTCGGTTCGGAGCTGGGCCTCATCGACGCGAGCGTCTCCGAGGACGCCACGATCGGCGAACTGATCGTGCCGGGAATAGCGCTCGGCAGCCTTTCCATGGCCTACATCGCCCGGTTGACCAGGACGAGCATCGCCGAAAACCGGCACGCCGACTACGTCCGGACGGCCGTCGCGAAAGGCCAGCCGCGCAGCCGCGTCGTCGGCGTGCACCTGCTCCGGAACTCCGTGATCCCGGTGCTGACCTTCATCGGCACCGACATCGGCGCGCTCATGGGCGGGGCCATCGTCACCGAAGGCGTGTTCAACATCAACGGCATCGGCGGGCTCATCTTCCGCGGTATCCAGAACCGGGAGGGCGCCACCGTCACCGGCGTCGTCGTCCTGCTGGTGATGGTGTACCTGCTGGTGAGTCTCACCGTCGACCTGCTCTACGCCGTTCTCGACCCGAGGATCCGTTATGACTGA